The Thomasclavelia ramosa DSM 1402 genome includes a region encoding these proteins:
- a CDS encoding EAL domain-containing protein has translation MGFDDFKQLVDNMQINLYLTDIQTNEIIFMNNKMKETYNLKDPEGKICWKTLQKNQSGPCPFCPLIKLKQINNLYQSISWRENSDLTNRIFENYDSLIKWENGKIVHMQQSIDITDSEILSHQASIDDLCGLLNRRAGKEKLLEFMVKKKKAKESFTIALLDINNLKRVNDSFGHQEGDFLLKQIAYAVKQDLDKEDLIFRLGGDEFVLVFGHKNTKDSAKFLIENQKNIQKLQALYNKPYGFSYAFGMYTVLPTNKLTVNDVITRADEQMYQEKLRYRRTQLAELEDVSVGSTNVACFQYDPTQLYEALIKSTDDFIYICNMKTGIFRYSPAQVKVFNLPGEIIDHPLPFWKAIVHPQDWERFYKSNMAIGENKMDYHSVEFRAMNSDGEYIWLKCRGQLMRDEFGEPNLFAGIMTQLDRQNKIDPLTHLYNRQEFAKAFELKTKDKAIDNLGIMVIDIDDFKNINEIYDRSFGDFIIKTVAQLTQAVLPGNTSIYKLDSDQMGLLIENSTELEITKLYNEIQKQLLHEQLLKRYKCPIQISAGCAIYPKDGLTYNELNKYADYSLQYAKDNGKNKLTFFSNYILEHKMRSLEILKYIRESVSDDYRGFELNYQPQVEVSSKQIKGVEALLRWQCQELGKVSPVEFIPILEESGLIIPVGLWVIKKAIQACSKWVVYDPEFSVSINVSALQMLNSDFVKDVKKVLKKEKLAPKNIVLELTESYMVRNMDLLRTIFEQLRELGFKIAMDDFGTGYASLEILKTVPADIVKIDQTFVRDIKISKFDKTFIRFIAQICHDVDIEVLLEGIETEEEFNVVEPMELDYIQGFLFGRPQSEEEITNKLI, from the coding sequence ATGGGTTTTGATGATTTTAAGCAGCTGGTAGATAATATGCAAATTAATTTATATCTTACAGATATTCAAACAAATGAAATAATTTTTATGAATAATAAGATGAAAGAAACTTATAATTTGAAAGATCCAGAAGGTAAAATATGTTGGAAAACACTTCAAAAGAATCAAAGCGGACCATGTCCATTTTGTCCACTTATCAAATTAAAACAAATTAATAATTTATATCAGTCGATTAGCTGGCGTGAAAATAGTGATCTTACTAATCGTATTTTTGAAAACTATGATAGTTTAATTAAATGGGAAAATGGTAAAATTGTTCACATGCAACAGTCAATCGATATTACTGATTCTGAAATCCTAAGTCACCAGGCTAGTATTGATGACTTATGTGGATTATTAAATCGTCGTGCTGGAAAAGAAAAACTGCTCGAGTTTATGGTGAAAAAGAAAAAAGCTAAAGAAAGCTTTACAATTGCTTTATTAGATATAAATAATTTAAAAAGAGTAAATGATTCTTTTGGTCATCAAGAAGGAGATTTTTTATTAAAACAAATTGCTTATGCAGTAAAGCAGGATCTTGATAAGGAAGATCTTATCTTTAGATTAGGTGGAGATGAATTTGTTCTAGTTTTTGGGCATAAAAATACTAAGGATAGTGCTAAATTTTTAATTGAGAATCAAAAAAATATACAAAAGCTGCAAGCTTTATACAATAAGCCTTACGGATTTTCATATGCTTTTGGAATGTATACAGTTTTACCAACTAATAAATTGACTGTTAATGATGTGATAACTAGAGCAGATGAACAAATGTATCAGGAAAAGTTGCGATATCGTCGAACTCAGTTAGCAGAGTTGGAAGATGTTTCAGTAGGATCTACTAATGTAGCTTGTTTTCAATATGATCCAACACAACTTTATGAAGCTTTGATCAAAAGTACCGATGATTTTATTTACATATGTAATATGAAGACAGGTATTTTTAGATATTCACCAGCCCAAGTAAAAGTTTTTAATTTACCAGGAGAAATTATTGACCATCCTTTACCATTTTGGAAGGCAATCGTACATCCCCAAGATTGGGAACGTTTTTATAAATCAAATATGGCAATTGGCGAAAATAAGATGGATTATCATTCTGTTGAATTTCGAGCGATGAATAGTGATGGTGAGTATATTTGGTTAAAATGTCGTGGACAGTTAATGCGCGATGAATTTGGTGAGCCTAATTTATTTGCTGGAATAATGACACAGTTAGACCGTCAAAATAAAATTGATCCCCTAACTCATTTATATAATCGTCAAGAATTTGCGAAAGCTTTTGAGCTTAAGACTAAAGATAAAGCAATCGATAATCTTGGAATTATGGTTATTGATATTGATGACTTTAAAAATATTAACGAAATATATGACCGTTCATTTGGGGATTTTATTATTAAAACAGTAGCCCAATTGACTCAGGCAGTTTTGCCAGGTAATACTAGTATTTATAAATTGGATAGCGATCAAATGGGGCTGTTGATTGAAAATAGTACCGAATTGGAAATTACTAAATTATATAATGAGATACAGAAACAATTATTGCATGAACAACTATTAAAACGTTATAAATGTCCGATTCAAATTTCAGCTGGATGTGCAATTTATCCTAAAGATGGGTTAACATATAATGAACTAAATAAATATGCTGATTATTCATTACAATATGCCAAGGATAATGGAAAAAATAAATTAACTTTCTTTTCAAACTACATCCTTGAGCATAAGATGCGTTCATTAGAAATTTTAAAATATATTCGTGAAAGTGTAAGTGATGATTATCGTGGCTTCGAGTTAAATTATCAGCCCCAAGTTGAGGTGAGTAGTAAACAAATCAAAGGAGTTGAGGCATTGTTAAGATGGCAGTGTCAAGAATTAGGAAAAGTATCACCAGTTGAATTTATTCCCATTCTTGAAGAGAGCGGGCTAATTATCCCAGTTGGTCTATGGGTTATAAAGAAAGCAATTCAGGCTTGTTCGAAGTGGGTCGTATATGATCCTGAATTTTCTGTTAGTATTAATGTATCTGCGCTTCAGATGTTAAATAGTGATTTTGTGAAAGATGTAAAAAAGGTTCTGAAAAAAGAAAAGCTGGCACCTAAAAATATTGTCTTAGAATTAACAGAGAGCTATATGGTTAGGAACATGGATTTACTAAGAACAATTTTTGAGCAGCTTCGCGAATTGGGATTTAAAATTGCAATGGATGATTTTGGAACGGGGTATGCCTCATTGGAAATTTTAAAGACTGTTCCTGCTGATATTGTCAAGATTGATCAAACGTTTGTACGTGATATTAAGATTAGTAAATTTGATAAAACTTTTATTCGTTTTATTGCTCAAATTTGCCACGATGTTGATATTGAGGTATTGTTGGAAGGAATTGAAACAGAAGAGGAATTTAATGTTGTTGAACCGATGGAATTAGATTATATTCAAGGATTCTTGTTTGGACGTCCTCAAAGTGAAGAAGAAATTACGAATAAGTTGATATAA
- a CDS encoding HD domain-containing protein, with product MFYKIYHDTIPPYLLEIMNTNIFTRLKDIGMNCGMEYTQFQTFKNSFGVSRYDHSIGVSLITYHFTHDKHATVAALLHDIATPVFAHVIDFLNNDYEKQESTEAETKKMIFNSRELQKIFLKYEIDINLIYDYHKYPIADNESPKLSADRLEYTLANAYYYNFLSVEQIKSIYYDLIINDKKDEIIFKSKDKAIMLTKVMFQCSRVYTSDENRYCMEYLANLLKTALTKKLITQDDLYTNESSVIKNICKDKELSDKWEAFCHFHQVDISHNKKAGYYKINAKHRYFNPMIGNQRIINQSPKFKSELNSFLGDHFDRYVKVT from the coding sequence ATGTTTTATAAAATATATCATGATACGATTCCACCGTATCTTTTAGAAATCATGAACACAAATATCTTTACTCGCCTCAAAGATATTGGAATGAATTGTGGAATGGAATATACACAGTTTCAAACATTTAAAAATAGTTTTGGAGTTTCAAGATATGATCATAGTATTGGCGTTTCTTTAATAACTTATCATTTTACTCATGATAAGCATGCTACTGTTGCAGCTCTATTACATGATATAGCCACCCCTGTATTCGCTCATGTTATTGACTTCTTGAATAATGATTATGAAAAACAAGAGTCTACTGAAGCTGAAACAAAAAAGATGATTTTTAATAGTCGTGAATTACAAAAAATTTTTCTTAAATACGAGATAGATATTAATCTAATCTATGATTATCATAAATATCCAATTGCCGATAATGAAAGTCCTAAATTATCAGCTGATCGATTAGAATATACTCTTGCAAACGCATATTATTATAATTTTTTATCAGTCGAACAAATTAAGTCAATTTATTACGATTTAATAATTAATGATAAAAAAGATGAAATTATCTTTAAAAGTAAAGATAAAGCAATAATGTTGACAAAAGTAATGTTTCAATGCAGTCGTGTTTACACCTCTGATGAAAATCGATATTGTATGGAATATTTAGCTAATCTATTAAAAACTGCGTTGACAAAAAAGCTTATCACACAAGATGATTTATATACTAATGAAAGTTCTGTCATTAAAAACATCTGCAAAGACAAAGAATTAAGCGATAAATGGGAAGCTTTTTGTCATTTTCATCAAGTTGATATTAGTCATAATAAAAAAGCAGGTTATTATAAAATAAATGCTAAACATCGCTACTTTAATCCTATGATTGGAAATCAGCGAATCATCAACCAGTCTCCCAAATTTAAAAGTGAACTAAACAGTTTTTTAGGAGATCATTTTGATCGTTATGTTAAAGTTACTTAA
- a CDS encoding PTS sugar transporter subunit IIB, protein MKKVYLFCSAGMSTSMLASNMQDVANQHNLPIKVAAFPHNKLEEIISEDRPDCILLGPQVKYMYEETVEQFGSQGIPIAVIDQGDYGMMNGEKVLKSAIRLIKANK, encoded by the coding sequence ATGAAAAAAGTTTATCTATTTTGTAGTGCGGGAATGTCAACAAGTATGTTGGCAAGTAATATGCAGGATGTTGCTAATCAACATAATTTACCTATTAAAGTTGCTGCCTTTCCCCACAATAAATTAGAGGAGATTATCTCAGAGGATCGTCCGGACTGTATTTTATTAGGACCACAAGTGAAATACATGTATGAGGAAACGGTAGAACAATTTGGTAGCCAAGGAATTCCTATAGCTGTAATCGATCAAGGTGATTATGGCATGATGAATGGTGAAAAAGTTCTTAAATCAGCGATTAGACTGATAAAAGCAAATAAATAA
- a CDS encoding GrdB-related putative oxidoreductase — protein sequence MKVIMIYDQIQSGAGIKDDHMIPLGAKKEPVGPAIMMEQYLKTVDGRVMACLYCGDGYYEANPEEVSRKLCAMVNKLKPDVVMCGPAFNYLGYGKMAANIAYDINQTTDIPAFAAMSKENEETINEFKDKIHIIETPKKGGIGLNESLDGMCKLAKALVDHEDLNPITSKYCF from the coding sequence ATGAAAGTAATTATGATTTATGATCAAATTCAATCTGGTGCAGGAATCAAAGATGACCATATGATTCCTTTAGGAGCTAAAAAAGAACCGGTTGGACCAGCAATTATGATGGAACAATATTTAAAAACAGTTGACGGACGCGTGATGGCATGTTTATATTGTGGTGATGGGTATTATGAAGCAAATCCTGAAGAAGTTAGTCGTAAACTATGCGCGATGGTTAATAAGTTAAAACCTGATGTAGTAATGTGTGGACCAGCATTTAACTATTTAGGTTATGGCAAGATGGCAGCTAATATTGCCTATGATATTAATCAGACAACAGATATTCCTGCATTTGCAGCAATGTCAAAAGAAAATGAAGAAACGATTAATGAATTTAAAGATAAAATTCATATTATTGAAACACCAAAAAAAGGTGGGATTGGCTTAAATGAATCATTAGATGGAATGTGCAAATTAGCGAAAGCATTAGTTGATCATGAAGATCTAAATCCGATTACTTCAAAGTATTGTTTCTAA
- a CDS encoding PTS sugar transporter subunit IIC → MIKKLEKILMPLAEAIGRNKYLVSIRDGFLVSTPLLIAGSIFLLIANFPIPAWTEWLSSVVINSNTGETLAAFIEKPSGATFTIMAVFAVVGIAYSFARQMKTDKIFGAAVAIMGWFLIMPYTVEGTVEMAGKEIPISLTGIPTGWVGAKGIFVGIICAFVAVHIYSWVEKKGWVIKMPAGVPPTVVQSFAALIPATVVMTFFFAINLLFGFLGTNVFQIIFEFLQTPLLNLGDTLGAMIIAYIFLHLFWFFGVNGGSVVGAVFNPILQTLSVENIEFFKTGVGEGHIICQQFQDLFATFGGCGSTLSLIIAMLLFCKSKRITELGKLSLVPGIFGINEPIVFGLPIVLNPTMIIPFILVPTINIIISYLAMSAGLVPICSGINIPWTTPVIISGFLATNWVGAILQAVLLVLGIFIYMPFIKIMDKQYINDEANAVHEAEEDDFSLDDLSFDDL, encoded by the coding sequence ATGATTAAAAAACTTGAAAAAATATTAATGCCTTTAGCCGAAGCTATTGGCCGTAATAAATATTTAGTATCGATTCGTGATGGGTTCTTAGTATCAACACCATTATTGATTGCCGGTTCAATTTTCTTACTGATTGCAAATTTTCCAATTCCTGCATGGACAGAATGGTTAAGTTCAGTAGTCATTAATTCAAATACAGGGGAGACATTAGCTGCTTTTATTGAAAAGCCATCAGGAGCAACCTTTACTATTATGGCAGTCTTTGCTGTAGTAGGGATTGCTTATTCATTTGCTCGTCAGATGAAGACTGATAAAATATTTGGAGCAGCGGTAGCTATCATGGGATGGTTCTTGATCATGCCTTATACGGTAGAAGGAACTGTAGAAATGGCAGGTAAAGAAATACCAATATCTTTAACAGGTATCCCAACTGGATGGGTTGGGGCAAAAGGTATTTTTGTTGGAATTATCTGTGCATTTGTAGCTGTGCATATTTATTCATGGGTTGAGAAAAAAGGCTGGGTAATTAAAATGCCGGCAGGAGTACCGCCTACTGTCGTACAATCGTTTGCGGCTTTAATTCCAGCAACTGTTGTAATGACTTTCTTCTTTGCAATTAACTTATTATTTGGTTTTTTAGGGACAAATGTGTTTCAAATTATATTTGAATTCTTACAAACACCATTACTTAATTTAGGAGATACTTTAGGAGCGATGATTATTGCTTATATCTTCTTGCATTTATTCTGGTTCTTCGGAGTAAATGGGGGTTCAGTAGTTGGTGCTGTATTTAATCCAATCTTACAAACATTGTCAGTAGAAAATATTGAATTCTTTAAAACGGGTGTTGGTGAAGGACATATTATTTGTCAACAATTCCAAGATTTATTTGCAACTTTCGGGGGTTGTGGTTCAACATTATCATTGATTATTGCAATGTTATTATTCTGTAAATCTAAACGAATTACAGAATTAGGAAAATTATCATTAGTACCAGGGATTTTTGGAATCAATGAACCAATCGTATTTGGGTTACCAATCGTGTTAAATCCAACAATGATTATTCCGTTTATTTTGGTGCCAACAATCAATATTATTATTTCTTATCTTGCGATGTCTGCGGGGTTAGTACCGATTTGCTCAGGGATTAATATTCCATGGACAACCCCAGTAATTATTTCTGGATTTTTGGCAACTAACTGGGTTGGTGCTATTTTGCAAGCAGTCTTACTAGTATTAGGAATCTTTATTTACATGCCGTTTATTAAAATTATGGATAAGCAATATATTAACGACGAAGCTAATGCAGTTCATGAAGCAGAAGAAGACGATTTTTCATTAGATGACTTATCATTTGATGATTTATAG
- a CDS encoding Sapep family Mn(2+)-dependent dipeptidase, which yields MEDIILKKVDDIAEQMIKSIIEIVKIDSVETAPLENAPFGSGVKAALDAALDLAASLGFVTTNIDNYIGYASYGESKDYICAIGHLDVVPVGTGWKQPPFSGYVEDGVIYSRGILDNKGPILSCLFALYALKELKLELAHEIRIIFGCDEESGFEDLKYYLSKERPPLMGFTPDCKYPVVYGERGRAIIKICGKKDRLKEFFDLVNNYILNAKNNGERFNIDFQDQEFGLLEVRNYQLELDGDPSIQFSVSYPASVTVETIVNNIKMVVSNFEVNLVGNYDPVKFPLKCKLVKTLVHTYEKVTGDDGTPVTTTGGTYAKLMPNIVPFGPSFPGQKGIGHQPNEWMTIEDIITNAKIYALSLYNLAK from the coding sequence ATGGAAGATATAATTTTAAAAAAAGTTGATGATATTGCTGAACAAATGATTAAAAGTATTATTGAAATTGTAAAAATCGATAGTGTTGAAACAGCTCCTTTAGAAAATGCTCCATTTGGCTCAGGGGTCAAAGCAGCTTTAGATGCTGCTTTGGATTTAGCTGCTTCGTTGGGATTTGTAACAACAAATATTGATAATTATATCGGATATGCAAGTTATGGTGAAAGTAAAGATTATATTTGTGCTATTGGTCATTTAGATGTTGTTCCAGTTGGGACAGGCTGGAAACAGCCTCCGTTTAGTGGGTATGTAGAAGATGGGGTGATTTATAGTCGGGGAATTTTAGATAATAAAGGACCAATCTTATCATGTCTATTTGCTCTTTATGCACTTAAAGAATTAAAACTTGAATTAGCTCATGAGATTAGAATTATCTTTGGTTGTGATGAAGAATCTGGTTTTGAAGATTTAAAATATTATTTAAGTAAAGAAAGACCGCCGTTAATGGGATTTACACCAGATTGTAAATATCCTGTTGTTTATGGTGAGCGTGGACGGGCTATAATTAAAATATGCGGGAAAAAGGATAGATTAAAAGAATTCTTTGATTTGGTCAATAATTATATTTTAAATGCTAAAAATAATGGTGAAAGGTTTAATATTGATTTTCAAGATCAAGAATTTGGATTATTAGAAGTTCGAAATTATCAATTAGAATTAGACGGAGATCCAAGTATTCAATTTAGTGTTAGTTATCCAGCGAGTGTCACAGTGGAAACAATAGTCAATAATATAAAGATGGTAGTTAGCAATTTTGAAGTTAATTTAGTGGGAAATTATGATCCTGTAAAATTCCCGCTAAAATGTAAATTAGTAAAGACATTAGTCCATACTTATGAAAAGGTAACTGGAGATGATGGAACACCAGTTACTACAACCGGTGGGACATATGCTAAGTTGATGCCTAATATTGTTCCTTTTGGACCATCATTTCCTGGTCAAAAAGGAATTGGTCACCAACCTAATGAATGGATGACAATTGAAGATATTATTACAAATGCTAAGATTTACGCCTTAAGTTTATATAATCTAGCAAAATGA
- a CDS encoding copper homeostasis protein CutC → MIEICCGSYEDALNAYYGGAKRIELNSALHLGGLTPSIGSLKLTKNTTNLKVICMVRPRGAGFCYTDIEFKQMMIEAKDLLENGADGIAFGFLLKNNEIDIERTKEMVSLIKSYQKEAVFHRAYDCVKDPYASIEILINLGIDRLLTSGLRAKAADGKDLIKKLQTKYGDKIEILAGSGINSTNGQAIMEYTGIAQIHSSCKDWQNDPTTSGEFVNYCYGPAEHKDDFDMVSKELVEKLVKLGL, encoded by the coding sequence GTGATTGAAATATGTTGTGGAAGTTATGAAGATGCTCTAAATGCATATTATGGTGGAGCAAAAAGAATTGAGTTGAATAGTGCCTTACATTTAGGTGGTCTAACACCTAGCATTGGTTCATTAAAATTGACAAAAAATACTACAAACTTAAAGGTAATCTGCATGGTTCGACCACGTGGAGCGGGATTTTGTTATACAGATATTGAATTTAAACAGATGATGATAGAAGCTAAGGATCTATTAGAAAATGGAGCCGATGGTATAGCCTTTGGATTTTTATTAAAAAATAATGAAATTGATATTGAAAGAACCAAGGAAATGGTTTCACTAATAAAGTCTTATCAAAAAGAAGCGGTTTTCCACCGTGCTTATGATTGTGTAAAAGACCCATATGCCAGTATTGAGATATTAATTAATTTAGGCATTGATCGCTTGCTTACGAGCGGACTACGAGCTAAAGCCGCTGATGGTAAAGATTTAATCAAAAAATTACAAACAAAGTATGGCGATAAAATAGAAATATTAGCTGGAAGTGGAATTAACAGTACAAACGGACAAGCAATCATGGAATATACAGGAATCGCTCAAATTCATTCTTCATGTAAAGATTGGCAAAATGATCCAACTACAAGTGGAGAATTTGTAAACTATTGCTATGGACCGGCAGAGCATAAAGATGATTTTGACATGGTTAGTAAGGAATTAGTTGAAAAATTAGTGAAATTAGGATTATGA
- a CDS encoding MurR/RpiR family transcriptional regulator — protein MDFKKTVAIHYTEFTPSERKICARILEDPQIVNNSIVVLGDLCETSKSAILRFYQKLGYRGYSEFKYSVEESFKNNDEKKLSNESLLSQISQEYSNTILELGALDYDHQLKELASLIDKYPHVLSIGINNTYFAASQLEYSLYSHNRFIQSVREDIQLTYLINSINQDYLCIIYSVSGSTYTYENFIKEASAKGAKIVLITIDGNSELLPLVDLAFVLPSISLPISSIDSIIQIDNRIMLYYFSEIISYYYGLNT, from the coding sequence ATGGACTTTAAAAAAACAGTTGCCATTCATTATACTGAGTTTACACCTAGTGAACGTAAAATTTGTGCTCGTATCTTAGAAGATCCTCAAATCGTTAATAACTCCATTGTTGTTTTAGGCGACCTTTGTGAAACTTCTAAGTCTGCAATCCTACGTTTCTATCAAAAGCTTGGATACCGTGGATACTCAGAATTCAAATATTCTGTTGAAGAAAGTTTTAAAAATAACGATGAAAAAAAACTCAGCAACGAATCATTACTGAGTCAGATTTCTCAAGAATACAGTAATACGATTTTAGAACTTGGTGCTCTAGATTATGATCATCAACTAAAAGAACTAGCATCATTGATTGACAAATATCCACATGTCTTATCAATTGGGATCAACAATACCTATTTTGCTGCTAGTCAGTTAGAATATTCTTTATACTCTCATAATCGCTTTATTCAAAGTGTACGCGAGGATATTCAGCTTACCTATCTAATTAACTCTATTAATCAAGATTATCTTTGTATTATCTATAGTGTTTCTGGTTCTACTTATACTTATGAAAACTTTATTAAAGAAGCTTCTGCTAAAGGTGCAAAAATAGTTTTAATCACGATTGATGGTAATTCTGAATTATTACCTCTAGTTGATTTAGCATTTGTTTTACCTTCGATTTCCTTACCAATTAGCAGTATCGATTCTATTATTCAAATTGATAATCGTATTATGTTATATTATTTTTCTGAAATTATCTCCTATTACTATGGATTAAATACGTAA
- a CDS encoding PTS lactose/cellobiose transporter subunit IIA: MDGLELVSFKIISAVGMAKSSFIEAMKVAANGEFDVARAKIKEGEESFNGGHLAHSELIQQEASGNHVVPSILLMHAEDQLMSAETIKVMALEIIRLNERVKALEKY; encoded by the coding sequence ATGGATGGTTTAGAGTTAGTGAGTTTTAAAATTATATCAGCTGTAGGAATGGCTAAATCAAGTTTTATCGAAGCAATGAAGGTTGCTGCTAATGGTGAATTTGATGTAGCTAGAGCAAAAATCAAGGAAGGTGAAGAATCTTTTAACGGTGGACACTTAGCCCATAGTGAATTGATTCAACAAGAAGCTAGTGGAAATCATGTTGTACCAAGTATTCTGTTAATGCATGCCGAAGATCAATTAATGTCAGCTGAAACAATTAAGGTCATGGCTTTAGAAATTATTCGTTTAAATGAACGGGTCAAAGCATTAGAAAAATATTAA
- a CDS encoding N(4)-(beta-N-acetylglucosaminyl)-L-asparaginase, whose amino-acid sequence MWGIIATWRMAVEGISKASQVLAEGGDAGDAIEIAVREVEDFPYYKSVGYGGLPNEEMEVELDAAFMDGDTLDIGAVAAIKDYANPVSIARRLSKEKVNNLLVGEGAEKFAHKEGFERKNMLTDRAKIHYRNRVKEVQALEIKPYSGHDTVGMVCLDTHGKMTSATSTSGLFMKKAGRVGDSPISGSGFYVDSKVGGASATGLGEDVMKGCVAYEIVRLMKDGMHPQAACEKAVNMFDLELKERRGQAGDMSLVAMNNKGEWGVATNIEGFSFAVATADQEPIVYLTENKDGKCIHTVASQEWLDNYMATRTAPLEEK is encoded by the coding sequence ATGTGGGGTATTATTGCAACATGGCGAATGGCCGTAGAAGGAATCAGTAAAGCAAGTCAAGTTTTAGCAGAAGGTGGTGACGCTGGTGACGCAATCGAAATAGCGGTTAGAGAGGTAGAGGACTTTCCGTACTATAAGTCAGTTGGATATGGCGGGTTGCCAAACGAAGAAATGGAAGTTGAATTAGATGCGGCTTTTATGGATGGTGATACATTAGATATTGGTGCGGTAGCGGCAATCAAAGATTATGCAAATCCAGTAAGTATTGCAAGACGATTATCAAAAGAAAAAGTGAACAATTTGTTAGTTGGTGAAGGCGCTGAAAAATTTGCTCATAAAGAAGGTTTTGAAAGAAAGAATATGTTGACTGATCGTGCTAAAATTCACTATCGTAATCGTGTAAAAGAAGTTCAAGCATTGGAAATTAAACCCTATTCAGGACATGATACGGTTGGAATGGTATGTTTAGATACTCATGGTAAAATGACTTCGGCTACTTCTACAAGTGGCTTATTTATGAAAAAAGCTGGTCGGGTCGGAGATTCACCGATTTCTGGATCGGGCTTCTATGTTGATAGTAAAGTCGGTGGTGCAAGTGCAACTGGCTTAGGAGAGGATGTTATGAAAGGGTGCGTAGCTTATGAAATTGTTCGTTTAATGAAAGATGGAATGCATCCTCAGGCTGCTTGTGAAAAAGCGGTTAATATGTTTGATTTAGAATTAAAAGAACGCCGTGGTCAAGCAGGTGATATGTCTTTGGTAGCAATGAATAATAAAGGAGAATGGGGTGTTGCTACAAATATTGAAGGATTTTCATTTGCTGTTGCTACTGCTGACCAAGAACCAATTGTTTATTTGACAGAAAATAAAGATGGAAAATGTATACATACGGTAGCTAGTCAAGAATGGTTAGATAATTATATGGCTACAAGAACAGCCCCTTTAGAAGAAAAATAA
- a CDS encoding YitT family protein, whose product MKNKLWFRYLITIVAVIASSFLQTYAIKVFVEPANLLSSGFTGVAILIDRITSLYGFNFSTSLGLIVLNVPVAILCFKSIGKKFVISSLCQVFLTSFLLRICTFPPLFNDVILNVFFGGFVYGMSTVIALRGNTSSAGTDFIALYVSNKMGKSIWEYVFIFNALILCIFGYMFGWIYAGYSIVFQFISTKTISSFYQRYKRVTLQITTTHPEQIIERYVKDYRHGVSVVNGYGGYSKNPMSLLHTVVSAYEVQDIVQLMHESDEKAIINVIPTENFFGGFYQRPIE is encoded by the coding sequence ATGAAAAACAAACTCTGGTTTCGATATCTAATAACGATTGTAGCAGTAATTGCATCTTCTTTTTTGCAAACATACGCTATCAAAGTTTTTGTAGAACCAGCTAATCTGTTATCTAGTGGTTTTACTGGTGTAGCAATTTTAATTGATCGAATTACTTCATTATATGGCTTTAATTTTTCTACTTCTTTAGGACTGATTGTTTTAAATGTACCAGTAGCAATCTTATGTTTTAAAAGTATTGGAAAGAAATTTGTTATTTCTTCTTTGTGCCAAGTTTTTTTAACAAGCTTTTTATTAAGGATTTGTACATTCCCACCGTTATTTAATGATGTTATTTTAAATGTTTTTTTTGGTGGATTTGTTTATGGGATGTCGACAGTAATTGCATTAAGAGGGAATACTTCATCAGCTGGTACCGATTTTATTGCTTTATATGTTTCTAATAAAATGGGTAAATCCATCTGGGAGTATGTTTTTATTTTCAATGCCTTGATTCTTTGTATCTTTGGTTATATGTTTGGCTGGATATATGCAGGCTATTCAATTGTCTTCCAGTTTATTTCAACCAAAACAATCTCATCATTTTACCAAAGGTATAAGCGGGTAACATTGCAGATTACAACAACCCACCCGGAACAGATAATTGAAAGATATGTTAAAGATTATCGTCATGGTGTTTCAGTTGTTAATGGTTATGGTGGTTATAGTAAAAATCCAATGAGTTTACTTCATACGGTTGTATCTGCTTATGAGGTTCAAGATATTGTTCAATTAATGCATGAATCTGATGAAAAGGCGATAATTAATGTTATTCCTACGGAAAATTTCTTTGGCGGTTTTTATCAACGCCCAATTGAATAA